Proteins encoded by one window of Candidatus Sumerlaea chitinivorans:
- a CDS encoding Transcriptional regulator: protein MKTVAIAYGSGSIALEVPEATESIAPNSQAPCVSEDELLEEALDRPLASPPLQELARGKRNAVILIACRTRRTGSDRYLKQIVRRLVEAGIPEERITVITATGTHDNFREQDAELLLGRELVGRVGFEGHDCDTPEKHACVGTTSRGTEVWLSKRYLDADLRIATGRVTYHYFAGFSGGRKAVLPGVSRKTTVRRNHSMAVLYHPEVRLNPATAPGVLDGNPIHEDMLEAARFVPPDFSLNTVLNTSHQITHAFGGELETSHRAAVRIVEQFDRVHVESPYDWMILSAGGAPYDVNGIQAIKALIGTYQAVRPGGTIFFFAECPEGIPEWLLQATEVQDPRLLRERIASGTLILGHNALWLEQIRRHCRIVMVTELSPATVERLGFQYAKADEVRGQLSRLTVESTHGVIAHLGNLLFATS from the coding sequence GTGAAAACAGTAGCGATAGCGTACGGAAGTGGGAGCATTGCGTTGGAAGTACCCGAGGCAACTGAGTCCATTGCCCCGAACAGTCAGGCGCCATGCGTAAGTGAAGACGAGCTTTTGGAGGAGGCGCTGGATCGCCCTCTCGCCTCGCCGCCGCTACAAGAGTTGGCGCGTGGCAAGCGCAATGCAGTCATTCTTATTGCGTGTCGAACCCGACGCACGGGGTCGGATCGCTACCTCAAGCAGATCGTCCGTCGTCTTGTGGAGGCAGGCATTCCCGAAGAACGGATAACAGTGATCACCGCTACGGGGACCCACGACAATTTCCGGGAACAAGACGCGGAGCTACTGTTGGGACGCGAGCTCGTGGGACGTGTGGGCTTTGAAGGGCACGATTGCGATACCCCCGAGAAACACGCGTGTGTAGGAACCACTTCGCGTGGCACCGAAGTCTGGCTGAGCAAGCGGTACTTAGATGCCGATCTTCGCATAGCAACTGGACGCGTGACCTACCACTACTTTGCGGGATTCAGTGGTGGCCGCAAGGCCGTCTTGCCCGGCGTCAGTCGCAAGACAACGGTCCGACGGAACCACAGTATGGCCGTGCTTTATCACCCAGAAGTCAGACTAAATCCCGCCACGGCCCCCGGGGTCCTCGACGGGAACCCCATCCATGAGGATATGCTCGAAGCAGCGCGCTTTGTACCCCCGGACTTTTCGCTGAACACCGTTCTAAATACTTCGCACCAGATTACCCACGCCTTTGGAGGAGAACTCGAAACTTCTCACCGTGCAGCTGTACGAATCGTCGAGCAATTCGACCGGGTGCACGTGGAATCACCCTACGACTGGATGATCTTGAGCGCCGGCGGAGCGCCGTATGACGTGAATGGAATTCAAGCAATCAAAGCGTTGATCGGTACCTATCAGGCCGTCCGCCCCGGAGGAACGATCTTCTTTTTTGCAGAATGTCCGGAAGGCATCCCTGAATGGCTGCTTCAGGCCACCGAAGTCCAAGATCCCCGCCTCTTGCGTGAACGGATCGCATCCGGCACTCTTATCTTAGGTCACAATGCGCTTTGGCTAGAGCAAATTCGGCGCCATTGCCGAATTGTGATGGTGACCGAGTTGTCTCCTGCCACAGTTGAGCGGTTAGGCTTTCAGTACGCTAAGGCGGACGAAGTACGAGGCCAACTTTCCAGGTTGACCGTAGAATCCACTCATGGCGTGATCGCTCATCTCGGCAACTTATTGTTTGCGACGAGCTGA
- a CDS encoding Protein YicC, producing MFHAHAMIRSMTGYGSARLTNATGDFAAEIRSVNNRHLDLTVRVARELGFLEPSIRSLVRKHVHRGKVDVFFRWTPAPTAPPFYEINRPLLQHYLNELRELTVTNGIALDLGSLLQLPGVVNPTELASETEGLMAGAIEVVTQALAAWDASRCGEGQALCEAIRQHLQRVRECADAIAREKDALESQIRDKLAERMRTLAATSGIEVDPARLEMELGLLADKLDITEELVRLRSHLDAFEALLPNSTAEALGKKMDFLTQELGREVNTIGSKVRGITVVQAVIEAKNELEKIREQVQNIE from the coding sequence GTGTTCCATGCTCACGCTATGATTCGCAGCATGACTGGATATGGATCGGCGCGCCTGACGAACGCCACAGGAGATTTTGCTGCCGAGATCCGCTCGGTAAACAATCGTCATTTAGACCTTACGGTGCGGGTTGCGCGTGAGCTGGGTTTTCTTGAACCCTCCATACGTTCCTTGGTGCGTAAACACGTCCACCGCGGCAAAGTCGACGTCTTTTTTCGTTGGACGCCAGCTCCCACAGCTCCGCCCTTCTATGAAATCAACCGCCCACTTCTTCAGCACTATCTAAACGAGTTACGCGAGTTGACGGTGACCAATGGGATCGCTCTCGATCTTGGCTCCCTCCTTCAGCTGCCCGGCGTTGTGAATCCAACCGAACTTGCCTCGGAAACCGAAGGGCTAATGGCGGGTGCCATAGAAGTGGTCACTCAAGCACTTGCAGCGTGGGATGCAAGCCGTTGTGGCGAGGGCCAGGCGCTCTGTGAGGCCATTCGCCAACACTTGCAACGAGTGCGAGAATGTGCGGATGCAATTGCCCGCGAGAAGGACGCTCTTGAGTCACAGATTCGTGACAAACTTGCCGAACGCATGCGAACCCTTGCCGCGACCTCCGGGATTGAAGTGGATCCCGCCCGACTCGAGATGGAGCTTGGTCTTTTGGCGGACAAATTGGATATTACTGAAGAGTTGGTGCGCTTGCGTTCGCATTTAGATGCCTTCGAAGCACTTCTTCCCAACTCCACTGCAGAGGCTCTCGGAAAAAAAATGGATTTCCTCACTCAGGAGCTTGGCCGGGAAGTCAACACGATCGGCAGTAAGGTCCGAGGAATCACGGTGGTTCAAGCGGTCATCGAAGCAAAGAACGAATTGGAAAAGATTCGCGAGCAGGTGCAAAATATAGAATGA
- a CDS encoding Ribosomal-protein-S5p-alanine acetyltransferase: MKISNSSMKNPFLIGEKVYLRPVEPEDADILAACNNDPEVRVSFFTHTPTNLYQQRKHAETLYTPGADYIPFVIVPLEGNDDRGIGITALHRVDLVSHAAVYSIRICDASQWGKGYGSEVTRLMLHYAFDILNLHRVQLHVWCENQRGIRAYEKAGFVREGLLREAMMHNGKYCDFYVMGILEHEWRARQQNAG, translated from the coding sequence ATGAAGATTTCCAATTCCAGCATGAAAAACCCATTTTTGATCGGTGAGAAGGTTTATTTGCGGCCGGTAGAACCAGAAGACGCCGACATCCTTGCCGCCTGTAACAACGATCCAGAAGTTCGAGTGTCCTTCTTTACACACACCCCGACAAATCTTTACCAACAGCGCAAACACGCGGAAACGCTCTACACGCCCGGAGCTGATTATATCCCCTTCGTTATTGTGCCGCTGGAGGGAAATGATGACCGCGGAATCGGCATCACCGCTTTGCATCGTGTGGATCTCGTAAGCCACGCTGCGGTCTATTCAATTCGCATTTGCGATGCCTCACAGTGGGGGAAGGGCTATGGGAGCGAAGTCACCCGCCTCATGCTGCACTACGCCTTCGATATTTTGAATCTCCACCGCGTGCAGCTTCATGTGTGGTGCGAGAACCAACGGGGAATTCGAGCTTATGAGAAAGCTGGATTTGTGCGCGAGGGACTTCTCCGCGAAGCCATGATGCACAACGGCAAGTATTGCGATTTCTATGTGATGGGAATCCTTGAGCACGAGTGGCGAGCTCGGCAGCAGAACGCCGGTTGA
- a CDS encoding Type IV fimbrial assembly, ATPase PilB, with amino-acid sequence MLREGLITNAQLDIALARQKETDLPLMRVLIESGFIDETRRLNFLKRHFGIPLISLESVKLDPILYTYIPAHIARRHHLVPVKLDRDGLVVAMEDPSDLVVIDNLKELVGLRIKPVVAPSAEIQEALAGYPEEEAPKPLEKPEKFDAAVRFFGWFFLPIMSIAFLAAIFGLLWWNTDFQKWLQAQFSDNVTRSSQVFTLFLYFFLTWGVWTIIMYEVRGIVFDDLSWKEADDLGPLRKKGKARLFALFLGWLGVDRFYLGYKGMGILKLFSVVAAIATGLLAWFGYPLALTFAVPFAVLTVLWWLLDFFLLLGGNVPDAAGRPLE; translated from the coding sequence TTGCTTCGCGAGGGACTGATCACCAACGCGCAGCTGGATATTGCTCTTGCGCGACAAAAGGAAACAGACCTGCCACTCATGCGGGTGCTCATTGAGTCGGGGTTCATTGATGAGACGCGACGGTTGAATTTTCTGAAGCGGCATTTTGGGATTCCACTGATTTCGCTCGAGTCTGTGAAACTGGATCCAATTCTTTATACTTATATTCCAGCTCACATCGCTCGGCGGCATCACCTTGTGCCCGTCAAACTCGATCGCGACGGGCTTGTGGTCGCAATGGAGGATCCTTCGGACCTCGTCGTGATTGATAACCTGAAGGAGCTGGTTGGACTTCGCATCAAACCCGTTGTCGCACCGTCGGCCGAGATCCAAGAAGCTCTTGCAGGCTATCCCGAAGAAGAGGCTCCTAAACCCCTCGAGAAACCGGAAAAGTTCGACGCCGCCGTTCGTTTTTTTGGTTGGTTCTTTTTGCCCATTATGTCCATCGCATTTCTTGCGGCAATTTTTGGGCTTCTTTGGTGGAACACAGACTTTCAAAAATGGCTGCAAGCGCAATTTTCTGATAACGTCACACGCAGTTCCCAAGTGTTTACCCTGTTTTTATACTTCTTCCTAACGTGGGGTGTGTGGACGATTATCATGTATGAAGTGCGAGGCATAGTCTTTGACGATCTCTCGTGGAAAGAGGCAGACGATTTAGGGCCGCTGCGCAAGAAGGGAAAGGCCCGTCTATTTGCACTCTTTTTAGGCTGGTTGGGCGTGGATCGCTTTTACCTCGGTTACAAGGGAATGGGGATACTAAAATTATTCTCCGTCGTCGCAGCAATAGCTACGGGTCTACTTGCATGGTTCGGTTATCCTTTGGCCCTGACCTTTGCAGTCCCTTTTGCAGTTCTCACAGTTTTGTGGTGGCTGCTGGACTTCTTTCTTCTCCTTGGGGGAAATGTGCCCGACGCTGCAGGGCGACCTCTTGAATAA
- a CDS encoding RNA polymerase sigma factor RpoE, producing MAGLADAAGKPFYGALDATSSSRNDEASLVARCKAGDRLAFDELIATHQERVFNIAYRLLGNYDEALDLTQEVFLNCFRKIGTFKGDSSLATWLYRITVNMVKNRWKYQQSRGLDKAQSLENPEGADDGKPKPEFASTQPSPSEIASDHEFSALIEQHLQQLPEEFREVLVLRYLEDLSYEEIAGILRVSLGTVKSRIHRARNELRKLMKDYL from the coding sequence GTGGCTGGGCTGGCGGACGCTGCTGGAAAGCCCTTTTATGGCGCCTTAGACGCGACGTCGTCCTCACGGAACGACGAAGCTTCGTTAGTTGCGCGTTGTAAGGCGGGGGATCGCCTTGCCTTCGATGAGCTGATTGCCACTCATCAGGAGCGGGTGTTCAATATTGCCTACCGCCTGCTTGGCAATTACGATGAGGCACTCGACCTCACGCAGGAAGTATTTCTGAACTGCTTCCGAAAAATCGGCACCTTCAAAGGCGATTCCTCGCTGGCCACCTGGCTCTACCGGATCACGGTCAACATGGTCAAAAACCGGTGGAAATACCAGCAGTCACGAGGGCTCGACAAGGCTCAATCTCTCGAGAATCCCGAAGGCGCGGACGACGGTAAACCTAAACCGGAATTTGCCTCTACGCAGCCATCCCCAAGCGAAATTGCTTCCGACCATGAATTCAGCGCGCTCATAGAGCAGCACTTGCAACAACTGCCAGAAGAATTCCGTGAAGTGTTAGTCTTGCGCTACCTTGAGGACCTCTCTTATGAGGAAATTGCGGGAATTTTGCGTGTCTCTTTGGGGACTGTCAAATCGCGTATCCACCGGGCCCGCAACGAGCTGCGAAAGTTAATGAAGGATTACCTCTAA
- a CDS encoding Translation elongation factor Ts, giving the protein MAEITAQMVKELREKSGAGMMDCKKALAESGGDMEKAMLLLRERGAAIASKRSSRVAKEGVIAASITPDRKKGALVELNCESDFVARNEEFRNLVEELARHALTLTDPAQMLESRMSSGDTVAERVQQIIGKIGENIVLSRWEVLNCSEKGYCFSYIHPPGKIGVLVEVEAPQDGLADNPEFREFARDIAMHIAATAPTCVRREEVPQDVLDQERELYRKQALNEGKPEKVVDKIVEGRIQKFYAEVVLLEQPFAKNPDQKVSEYVKQNAAKFGEGLNVKRFLRWKLGEKAEAAAQQEG; this is encoded by the coding sequence ATGGCAGAAATCACTGCGCAAATGGTGAAAGAGCTTCGCGAGAAAAGCGGAGCGGGGATGATGGACTGTAAAAAGGCTCTGGCGGAGAGTGGTGGGGACATGGAGAAGGCGATGCTTTTGCTGCGCGAGCGTGGTGCGGCAATCGCAAGCAAACGCTCCTCGCGTGTCGCCAAAGAAGGGGTTATTGCTGCCAGCATTACCCCCGACCGCAAAAAAGGTGCATTGGTGGAATTGAACTGCGAAAGTGATTTCGTCGCTCGCAACGAGGAATTCCGTAATCTTGTCGAAGAGCTTGCCCGCCATGCCCTCACGTTGACCGATCCGGCCCAAATGCTCGAATCCCGCATGAGCAGTGGGGACACGGTAGCGGAACGAGTCCAGCAGATCATCGGCAAAATCGGTGAGAACATCGTCCTGAGTCGTTGGGAAGTGCTGAATTGCTCGGAGAAAGGCTATTGCTTTAGCTACATTCATCCCCCTGGGAAGATTGGGGTCCTTGTCGAGGTTGAAGCGCCCCAAGATGGGTTAGCCGACAATCCCGAATTCCGCGAGTTTGCCCGCGACATCGCAATGCACATTGCTGCGACCGCTCCCACTTGTGTCCGACGAGAAGAAGTTCCTCAGGACGTCTTAGATCAGGAGCGCGAGCTTTATCGTAAGCAGGCACTCAACGAGGGTAAACCTGAGAAAGTGGTGGACAAGATCGTTGAAGGCCGAATCCAAAAATTCTACGCGGAGGTCGTGCTCCTTGAACAGCCCTTCGCGAAGAATCCTGACCAAAAAGTCAGCGAGTATGTGAAGCAAAATGCTGCGAAGTTTGGAGAGGGCCTGAACGTCAAGCGTTTCCTGCGTTGGAAATTGGGGGAGAAAGCAGAAGCTGCCGCTCAGCAGGAAGGCTGA
- a CDS encoding LSU ribosomal protein L11p (L12e) → MAKKVVAQVKLQVPGGQANPAPPVGPALGQHGVNIMEFCKQFNARTKDTPGLIIPCIITIYADRSFTFITKTPPAAVLLKKAAKIEKGSPQPNKVKVAKITRAQVEEIAKLKMPDLNAASLEAAVSMIKGTARSMGIEVVD, encoded by the coding sequence ATGGCAAAAAAGGTAGTTGCACAGGTCAAATTGCAGGTTCCCGGTGGGCAGGCCAACCCGGCGCCGCCCGTTGGGCCAGCATTGGGTCAGCACGGCGTGAACATCATGGAGTTCTGCAAGCAGTTCAATGCGCGGACGAAGGATACGCCGGGCCTAATCATTCCATGCATTATCACGATTTATGCGGACCGTTCCTTCACGTTTATCACGAAGACTCCGCCGGCGGCGGTGCTCCTAAAGAAGGCTGCCAAAATCGAGAAGGGGAGTCCCCAGCCCAACAAGGTTAAGGTCGCGAAAATCACTCGCGCTCAGGTCGAAGAGATTGCGAAGTTGAAGATGCCCGATCTCAACGCCGCAAGCCTTGAGGCTGCCGTTTCGATGATTAAAGGTACGGCCCGCTCCATGGGAATTGAAGTTGTGGATTAA
- a CDS encoding Transcription antitermination protein NusG, with the protein MAEKEKKDESASDLKWYVVQTFTGWENRVKTNIEHVLLREGLAHKLGRVYIPQKRYIDTKGGKKRELMRNVMPGYVFILMEPDEEVFALVQKIQGVSTFLGEDGKPTAIPLNEIQSILELGEERGERPKAAINFHVGDQVKVVEGPFQNFVATIEQIDEERGRLKVAVSIFGRETSVELDVTQVEAV; encoded by the coding sequence ATGGCCGAGAAAGAGAAAAAGGACGAAAGCGCATCCGATCTGAAGTGGTACGTTGTTCAAACATTCACCGGCTGGGAAAACCGGGTGAAAACCAATATCGAACACGTGCTGCTAAGGGAGGGGCTTGCCCACAAACTCGGGCGGGTTTACATCCCACAGAAGCGTTACATCGACACTAAGGGCGGAAAAAAACGCGAACTCATGCGCAACGTGATGCCCGGCTATGTGTTCATCTTGATGGAGCCGGATGAGGAAGTCTTTGCGCTTGTACAGAAAATACAGGGTGTAAGTACGTTTCTTGGCGAGGATGGAAAACCTACAGCAATTCCGCTCAATGAGATCCAGAGCATTCTCGAGCTTGGGGAAGAGCGCGGAGAACGTCCAAAGGCTGCCATCAACTTCCATGTTGGGGATCAGGTGAAAGTAGTCGAAGGACCGTTCCAGAACTTCGTGGCCACAATCGAGCAAATCGACGAAGAGCGTGGCCGCTTGAAGGTTGCAGTGAGTATTTTCGGCCGCGAAACGTCGGTCGAGCTGGATGTAACTCAGGTTGAGGCGGTTTAA
- a CDS encoding Preprotein translocase subunit SecE: MLENEKPEGRVRTFLEEVRAELRKVTWPTRRELYGASAVVITVAILLTVGIGVLDSILGFLMKVLISFGV, translated from the coding sequence ATGCTGGAAAATGAGAAACCAGAGGGCCGAGTGCGCACATTCCTCGAAGAAGTGCGTGCAGAACTCAGGAAGGTAACGTGGCCGACGCGTCGCGAGCTGTACGGCGCCTCCGCAGTGGTCATTACCGTCGCCATTCTATTGACGGTCGGCATCGGTGTTTTGGATAGCATCCTCGGCTTCTTGATGAAGGTGCTCATTTCATTCGGCGTATAG
- a CDS encoding ribosomal protein L33p — protein MRDIITLACSECDRRNYSTTRNKKKQQNKLELKKYCRHCRKHTLHKETK, from the coding sequence ATGCGCGATATTATCACGTTGGCGTGTTCGGAGTGCGATCGACGCAACTACTCGACCACGCGCAATAAGAAGAAGCAGCAGAACAAGTTAGAGCTGAAAAAATATTGCCGGCATTGCCGCAAGCATACGCTCCACAAGGAAACCAAGTAG
- a CDS encoding RDD domain containing protein — protein sequence MEQHPSSILQVDTFTHVLNISEGGNVRSYQIAGVGARVLAGLYDQLLKAVLQVALLMFFFQRGNSSLGAFGLGFLIVLGVEIFYSLFFEWLTGGQTPGKNVFDLRVVSRSGARASARQFLIRNAMRALDWLPALYLVGFARALASPLALRWGDLAANTIVIYAFPLKDRLLRASIGEQVYSTSADAYLLESFCLRFDLFDEQTKPPMAKALGRYFYKRYSAPDAYADAAYKRGDYQEYLFRLFLHETGRNLPAPPSSSLGE from the coding sequence ATGGAGCAACACCCAAGCTCAATCTTGCAGGTGGACACTTTTACGCATGTTCTCAATATCTCCGAAGGGGGGAACGTCCGGAGCTACCAGATCGCTGGCGTGGGAGCGCGCGTGCTCGCTGGTCTCTACGACCAACTGCTCAAGGCTGTGCTGCAGGTTGCCTTACTCATGTTCTTCTTCCAGCGGGGGAACTCGTCGCTGGGGGCTTTCGGGCTGGGCTTCCTGATTGTTTTGGGGGTGGAGATCTTCTATTCGCTATTTTTTGAGTGGCTGACTGGCGGACAAACTCCAGGGAAGAACGTTTTTGACCTCCGGGTTGTTTCACGAAGTGGGGCACGCGCCTCAGCACGTCAGTTTCTCATTCGAAACGCCATGCGCGCCTTAGATTGGTTGCCTGCCTTATATCTTGTGGGGTTTGCCCGCGCTCTTGCAAGTCCCCTTGCCCTGCGCTGGGGCGACTTGGCCGCAAATACAATTGTCATTTACGCTTTCCCCCTCAAGGACCGACTGCTTCGGGCGAGTATTGGCGAGCAAGTCTACAGCACGTCCGCAGACGCGTATTTGCTCGAAAGTTTCTGTCTGCGGTTCGATCTTTTCGATGAGCAGACCAAGCCGCCCATGGCAAAAGCATTAGGACGTTACTTCTACAAGCGCTATTCAGCGCCGGATGCCTACGCAGACGCTGCCTACAAGCGAGGCGATTATCAGGAATATCTATTCCGCCTTTTTCTGCACGAGACTGGACGCAATCTTCCAGCCCCCCCATCTTCAAGTTTGGGTGAATAG
- a CDS encoding Rossmann fold nucleotide-binding protein Smf (possibly involved in DNA uptake), giving the protein MNEIVTLGSWIELHRRLGDRQLMTELARARAEVENSATCLQWLIARFAVQVSSVSLELASALVASGGCEVVPWVDPRYPMRIHRALGIDAPPVLYCRGALSLFETRSFAIIGTRRPCAAGRRCAEAYAREVVRHGWSVVSGNARGIDAAAHEAALANDGLTLVFPPSPLDQFVPTFRVRDPAHMLVATRFVPGSEITPWNFVARNELVAAHCVGALIAETGTRGGTLNTLGHLLRLRRPVFVADLGPNVPHVAGFKLVRASGAHVVPAQPEHDTIVQIQAVLADAEAAAGIDLTQEDLFRQRNGE; this is encoded by the coding sequence ATGAACGAGATCGTCACTCTCGGTAGCTGGATTGAGCTTCATCGTCGGCTCGGTGATCGGCAACTGATGACAGAGCTTGCACGGGCGCGAGCAGAAGTCGAGAATTCCGCGACGTGTTTGCAATGGCTCATTGCGCGTTTTGCGGTGCAGGTAAGTTCCGTGTCACTCGAGCTGGCGTCCGCTTTGGTTGCCTCAGGAGGGTGCGAAGTCGTTCCGTGGGTAGATCCACGCTATCCAATGCGGATTCACCGTGCTTTGGGGATAGACGCCCCACCTGTTCTATACTGCCGCGGCGCTCTTTCGCTTTTTGAGACGCGAAGTTTTGCGATTATTGGAACACGTCGGCCATGTGCTGCCGGGCGACGGTGCGCAGAGGCATATGCCCGAGAAGTTGTTCGCCATGGCTGGAGTGTTGTGAGTGGCAACGCCAGAGGGATCGACGCCGCCGCGCATGAAGCTGCTCTCGCGAACGATGGCCTGACGCTTGTATTTCCCCCTTCCCCGCTGGACCAATTTGTCCCCACGTTTCGCGTTAGGGATCCCGCCCACATGTTGGTGGCAACACGCTTTGTACCGGGAAGCGAGATTACGCCTTGGAACTTCGTGGCGCGCAATGAACTGGTCGCTGCTCACTGCGTCGGCGCGCTCATCGCTGAGACGGGCACGCGTGGTGGCACACTGAATACCCTTGGGCACCTGTTACGCCTGCGACGCCCCGTATTTGTGGCAGACCTTGGACCCAATGTCCCTCATGTGGCAGGGTTCAAGTTAGTACGAGCAAGCGGCGCTCACGTCGTCCCTGCCCAACCCGAACATGATACGATCGTGCAGATACAAGCGGTCCTCGCAGACGCGGAAGCAGCAGCCGGCATAGATTTGACACAGGAGGATTTGTTTCGGCAAAGGAATGGCGAATGA
- a CDS encoding methyltransferase, putative gives MLALSELVRATRRGGWLVIDFMNEPHVRANLVERTERVTPDGWEVTEERRITGQPPRIEKHGRIRFPSGKMRRFYESVRLYTPEELSNAMRRMGLVNVRLYGDYAGTPYSNTAPRAIFMGQKP, from the coding sequence ATGTTGGCATTGAGTGAGCTGGTTCGCGCAACACGTCGAGGCGGATGGCTCGTCATCGATTTCATGAATGAACCCCATGTGCGCGCAAACCTCGTTGAGAGAACGGAGCGCGTGACTCCCGACGGATGGGAAGTGACCGAAGAGCGGCGCATTACCGGGCAGCCGCCGCGGATAGAAAAACACGGGAGGATCCGCTTTCCCTCGGGCAAGATGCGCCGGTTTTATGAGTCCGTGCGCTTGTACACACCTGAGGAACTCTCTAACGCCATGCGGCGCATGGGGCTGGTCAACGTTCGATTGTACGGTGACTATGCTGGAACACCTTATTCGAACACGGCGCCACGGGCAATCTTTATGGGGCAAAAGCCATGA